The following coding sequences lie in one Phragmites australis chromosome 8, lpPhrAust1.1, whole genome shotgun sequence genomic window:
- the LOC133926989 gene encoding uncharacterized protein LOC133926989, translating into MSSSSSSSSAALGGSHAGLALAATAMALSGTLVLFSLCRAKPQLVPSSDGASDAATTAASSPRLRPCLSSSEKRKREKARRGSKKRVRFADDVVDNGASPSRAAPREVGSAEPSCAGAAAAAELRTAMPANREALYRGMLRGRSMLRVACSY; encoded by the exons atgtcgtcgtcgtcgtcatcctcgTCGGCTGCTCTGGGCGGCTCCCACGCGGGCCTCGCCCTCGCCGCCACTGCCATGGCGCTCTCCGGCACGCTCGTTCTCTTCTCCCTCTGCCGCGCCAAGCCCCAACTGGTCCCCTCCTCCGATGGCGCCTCCGATGCTGCTACCACCGCCGCTTCGTCGCCTCGGCTCCGGCCATGCCTCTCCTCTTCTG AGAAGCGGAAGCGGGAGAAGGCGCGGCGCGGAAGCAAGAAGCGGGTGCGCTTCGCGGATGACGTCGTCGACAATGGCGCCTCCCCCTCCCGCGCGGCGCCGCGGGAGGTCGGGTCGGCTGAGCCGTCGTGCGCTGGggccgctgcggcggcggagctGAGGACGGCGATGCCGGCGAACCGGGAGGCGCTGTACCGCGGCATGCTCCGCGGCCGCTCCATGCTCAGGGTCGCCTGCTCCTACTAG
- the LOC133926991 gene encoding uncharacterized protein LOC133926991 isoform X3 has product MLLSCRSLSTWVRRLVACMGGCFGCCAKPTPITAVDEPSKRLRIQGRSIRKASLSDDFWTTSAHEMENSLIQSQRSMSSISTVAQSSDQHAAGSSSNPNEFVTEGFMLWNQTRQQWVGNKKYHSRSQQPREPKLSWNATYESLLGSNKPFSQPIPLGEMVDLLVDAWEQEGLYD; this is encoded by the exons ATGCTGCTGAGCTGCAGGTCCCTCTCCACCTGGGTGCGCCGCCTCGTCGCTTGCATGGG AGGTTGCTTTGGCTGTTGTGCTAAGCCTACTCCGATAACAGCGGTCGACGAGCCTTCCAAGCGGTTGAGGATCCAGGGACGCTCGATAAGGAAGGCTAGCCTGTCTGACGACTTTTGGACCACGAGTGCTCATGAGATGGAGAACAGCTTGATCCAATCGCAGAGGAGCATGTCTTCAATCAGCACGGTTGCGCAGTCCAGCGATCAACATGCTGCAGGAAGTAGCAGCAACCCGAATGAGTTTGTAACTGAAG GTTTTATGCTCTGGAACCAGACCAGACAGCAGTGGGTTGGAAACAAAAAATACCACTCTCGATCTCAACAGCCTCGAGAACCAAAATTAAG TTGGAATGCAACCTATGAGAGTCTGCTAGGAAGCAACAAGCCATTCTCCCAACCGATACCTCTTGGT GAAATGGTAGATTTGCTAGTGGACGCTTGGGAGCAAGAAGGCCTATACGATTAG
- the LOC133926991 gene encoding uncharacterized protein LOC133926991 isoform X1 — translation MSVRAVAPFARSVDAMRGGSLSRGCFGCCAKPTPITAVDEPSKRLRIQGRSIRKASLSDDFWTTSAHEMENSLIQSQRSMSSISTVAQSSDQHAAGSSSNPNEFVTEGFMLWNQTRQQWVGNKKYHSRSQQPREPKLSWNATYESLLGSNKPFSQPIPLGEMVDLLVDAWEQEGLYD, via the exons ATGAGTGTTCGCGCTGTTGCGCCATTTGCACGATCCGTAGATGCGATGCGAGGAGGTTCTTTG AGCAGAGGTTGCTTTGGCTGTTGTGCTAAGCCTACTCCGATAACAGCGGTCGACGAGCCTTCCAAGCGGTTGAGGATCCAGGGACGCTCGATAAGGAAGGCTAGCCTGTCTGACGACTTTTGGACCACGAGTGCTCATGAGATGGAGAACAGCTTGATCCAATCGCAGAGGAGCATGTCTTCAATCAGCACGGTTGCGCAGTCCAGCGATCAACATGCTGCAGGAAGTAGCAGCAACCCGAATGAGTTTGTAACTGAAG GTTTTATGCTCTGGAACCAGACCAGACAGCAGTGGGTTGGAAACAAAAAATACCACTCTCGATCTCAACAGCCTCGAGAACCAAAATTAAG TTGGAATGCAACCTATGAGAGTCTGCTAGGAAGCAACAAGCCATTCTCCCAACCGATACCTCTTGGT GAAATGGTAGATTTGCTAGTGGACGCTTGGGAGCAAGAAGGCCTATACGATTAG
- the LOC133926991 gene encoding uncharacterized protein LOC133926991 isoform X2, with protein sequence MENSLIQSQRSMSSISTVAQSSDQHAAGSSSNPNEFVTEGFMLWNQTRQQWVGNKKYHSRSQQPREPKLSWNATYESLLGSNKPFSQPIPLGEMVDLLVDAWEQEGLYD encoded by the exons ATGGAGAACAGCTTGATCCAATCGCAGAGGAGCATGTCTTCAATCAGCACGGTTGCGCAGTCCAGCGATCAACATGCTGCAGGAAGTAGCAGCAACCCGAATGAGTTTGTAACTGAAG GTTTTATGCTCTGGAACCAGACCAGACAGCAGTGGGTTGGAAACAAAAAATACCACTCTCGATCTCAACAGCCTCGAGAACCAAAATTAAG TTGGAATGCAACCTATGAGAGTCTGCTAGGAAGCAACAAGCCATTCTCCCAACCGATACCTCTTGGT GAAATGGTAGATTTGCTAGTGGACGCTTGGGAGCAAGAAGGCCTATACGATTAG